The nucleotide sequence ATTACCTTCGTCGGCTCTCCAGACCAGAGCATTTGCGACGCCAGTGCCGCCCGTCACCCAAGATGCCACAGGATCCAAGGGCCCAACGGCCATGGTCTTTTTGAACATGGGAGGCCCCTCTACCACTGAGGAGGTCCACGACTTCCTGCTCAGGCTCTTTGTATGCCATTCGCCCGGCCACCAAGAAACTTTTAGCAACAGTAACACTAACGTAGATTCCGATGGCGGTTTGTGACAGTCCGACGCCGACCTGATCCCCTTCGGCCCGTTGCAAAAGTACCTGGCGCAATGGATCTCGAAGCGAAGAACTCCCAAGATCCAGGGCCAATACGCAGCCATTGGCGGTGGCTCGCCGATTCGCAAATGGTCCGAGCACCAGAACGCTGAGATGTGCAAGCTGCTCGACAAGATCTCGCCCGAGACGGCGCCGCATAAGCCCTACGTCGCCTTCCGCTACGCAAATCCGCTGACCGAGGAGATGTACAACCGCCTTTTGGCTGACGGCTTCGGCAACGGCAAGGGCGGTAGGGCGGTTGCGTTCACGCAGTACCCTCAGTACTCGTGTTCGACGACGGGGAGCAGCCTGAACGAGCTGTGGAAGTGGAGGCAAAGGCTTGAAGGCAAGTCGGCCGAGGCTGATGGTGGTTCATCCGCGGCGCTCTCAAAGGTGAACGATGGCACAATACAGTGGAGCGTCATTGACCGATGGCCCGTCCACGCGGGACTGGTGGAAGCTTTTGCCCAGAATATTGAGGCGAAGTTGGCTGAGTACCCAGAGGAAAGGAGAAACAAGGCTGTGTTGATGTTTTCGGCCCACAGTCTACCTATGACTGTGGTAAACAGAGGTGAGTTATTATTCGCTTGCAAGCTCAAGCTCGACAGACGATGGCATATACTGACAGCCGTATAGGAGATCCCTACCCCGCCGAAGTTGCGGCCACCGTCTACGGTGTGATGCAGCGATTGGGATTCTCAAACCCCTACCGTCTTTGCTGGCAGTCGCAGGTTGGCCCCCAGCCATGGCTAGGACCTCAAACGTCAACTTCGGTCGAGGAATACGTTTCCAAGGGCCAGAAAGACATTGTTCTGATTCCGATCGCATTTACATCTGACCACATCGAGACGTTGTTTGAGCTCGACCAAGAAGTTATTGGTGACTCCGGACACCCCGATACGGTCAAGCGTGTCGAGAGTCTCAACGGTAGCAAGGTCTTTATCAAGGCCTTGGCCGATATTGCCAAGGAGCACCTCCACAGTGGCCTTGCTTGCTCTACCCAGATGGGCCTACGCTGCCCCGGCTGCAAGAGCGAGAGGTGTTTGGAGTCGAAGAAGTTTTTCGCCAGCCAGCAGGCGAGGTTCTCTAGCGCATGAGGGCCGTCCATGGTTTGAGCCTGCTTATCGCCattgtcttttctttttgtgatATAAATCTTATGTAAACATATTTGAGCATCAGGGAAAGCAGATCATCGTTTGTCGGAATACGAACAGGCTAAGACAAAAGTCCAAAGATCTCATGTAATACTACCAAGTCGTGTGGGCAAAACTCAGTTGACAGGTGAGCTTCACCAGTGTTTACTCAGTGAACTGAATCTAGGGGAATACCGACCGGATTTGCAGCTTGACGCTGCTTGCTGTCATAACTGGAGATAACAACGCTAAGAAGCTCGTAGAGAGTGCCAGCTAGCAAAAAAATGGCGATGACCTGGCCAAACGTCCATTCGCTCTCCTCGGCCGACACATTGTTGGCATTGGTCATTTTCTCCAGGGACACGATGGCATAGATTGAAAACGCCAAGTACGCCACAACGCGCAAGAATTCGGAGACGTGATCATCTTCCTCGGCGTCCATTTCCGATGCCGCCCCCGAGTTTGGATCGGTCCAGGTCACGCTGCAGTGGCCGCCCAAGCACGAGATTCCAT is from Pyricularia oryzae 70-15 chromosome 2, whole genome shotgun sequence and encodes:
- a CDS encoding ferrochelatase, which encodes MVAMRHPARQLCQTFSQTGSSRFAANGLRTLPSSALQTRAFATPVPPVTQDATGSKGPTAMVFLNMGGPSTTEEVHDFLLRLFSDADLIPFGPLQKYLAQWISKRRTPKIQGQYAAIGGGSPIRKWSEHQNAEMCKLLDKISPETAPHKPYVAFRYANPLTEEMYNRLLADGFGNGKGGRAVAFTQYPQYSCSTTGSSLNELWKWRQRLEGKSAEADGGSSAALSKVNDGTIQWSVIDRWPVHAGLVEAFAQNIEAKLAEYPEERRNKAVLMFSAHSLPMTVVNRGDPYPAEVAATVYGVMQRLGFSNPYRLCWQSQVGPQPWLGPQTSTSVEEYVSKGQKDIVLIPIAFTSDHIETLFELDQEVIGDSGHPDTVKRVESLNGSKVFIKALADIAKEHLHSGLACSTQMGLRCPGCKSERCLESKKFFASQQARFSSA